The Sorex araneus isolate mSorAra2 chromosome X, mSorAra2.pri, whole genome shotgun sequence DNA segment CTGCTAGACCACATGTAGATTTtgtgtatttaatttaaaaacataatttcaagAATTCAGTGATATTCATGAATGATGTTCTCGGGTAAGAAAGAAATAGGACAGATCAAACATGGATTAAAAAGTTGGGTGATTTTAATGTGGAAATGTAAAAAGGATCCCTTCAATATGTTGCCAATATTAATGCTTTTAAAACCTAAATTAATATATtcatcagtggtagagcacatgctttgcatgttgcatgtttgaggtcctgggttgtatccctggcaccatccaaAAGGGACATGATTTTGTCAGCAATCAGGTACGATTTATAGAGCAGCGGGACAAGTACTTCAGTTCATGTGAcatatttctgtgtcttcttGTATAAAAAATTGCATATTAAAGCTTTTGTGGCTATATCTAAACTTAAAATTAGCAAAAATTTAAAGTTGACCAaaattggaatttttaaataaCCAAAGCAGAAATTTTGATAGTGcaactttatttttcataattttctccAGTTTCTAAATGCTATAACTTCAGTGGCTAGATGATAACAGTTACGTATTTACTAACTTTTCTTAACTGTAGGGGGTGAGGTTGTCATACTAAGCGAAGTGTCCAGGGTAGGTTCTCTTTATGATGAGATTGCTCTATTATGTTGAACAGTGGttaaaagatggggctggagaaatagtatagagggtaggatgcttaccttgcatgcagccaacctgggtcctatcgctggcactgcatgtggtcccccgagcccatcaggaatgatccctgagtgtagaggcaggttaatccctgagcattgccaggtgtggccccccaaaagaaaagtggTAAGAAGAATATTAAATAGCAAATAGCCTAACTTAGGAGTATTTGCTTCAAAATGTTCAGCAGGCACACTTTAAATTCTCGAAAAAGCCCAAACAGAACTTGACCGCTCatgctcctttctttctctttcttagcAATAATTATTGGCCCCGATGGACATCCCTTGACTGTCTATCCATGTATGATTTGCGGGAAAAAGTTTAAGTCGAGAGGTTTTCtgaagaggcacatgaaaaaccaTCCTGAACACATTACTAAGAAGAAGTACCGCTGTACTGACTGCGATTACACTACCAACAAGAAGATCAGTTTACATAACCACCTGGAGAGCCACAAGCTGACCAGCAAGGCAGAGAAGGCTATTGAATGCGATGAGTGTGGGAAGCATTTCTCTCATGCTGGGGCTTTGTTTACTCACAAAATGGTGCATAAGGAAAAAGGATCCAACAAAATGCACAAGTGTAAATTCTGTGACTATGAAACAGCTGAACAAGGGTTACTGAATCGCCACCTTTTGGCAGTCCACAGCAAGAACTTTCCCCATATTTGTGTGGAATGCGGTAAAGGTTTTCGTCACCCATCAGAGCTCAAAAAGCACATGCGAATCCATACTGGGGAGAAGCCGTACCAATGCCAGTACTGCGAATATAGATCTGCAGACTCTTCTAACTTGAAAACGCATGTAAAGACTAAGCATAGTAAAGAGATGCCATTCAAGTGTGACATTTGTCTTCTGACTTTCTCAGATACCAAAGAGGTGCAGCAACATGCTCTTATCCACCAAGAAAGCAAAACACATCAGTGTTTGCACTGCGACCACAAGAGTTCGAACTCAAGTGATTTGAAACGACATATAATTTCAGTTCACACCAAGGACTACCCTCATAAGTGTGACATGTGTGATAAAGGCTTTCACAGGCCTTCAGAACTCAAGAAACACGTGGCTGCCCATAAGGGTAAAAAAATGCATCAGTGTAGACATTGTGACTTTAAGATTGCAGATCCTTTTGTTCTGAGTCGCCATATTCTGTCTGTCCACACAAAGGATCTGCCGTTTAGGTGTAAGAGATGCCGAAAGGGGTTCAGGCAACAGAATGAGcttaaaaagcatatgaaaacacACAGTGGTAGAAAAGTGTACCAGTGTGAGTACTGTGAGTATAGCACTACAGATGCCTCCGGCTTTAAGCGGCACGTTATTTCCATTCATACAAAGGACTATCCTCACCGTTGTGAGTACTGCAAGAAAGGGTTCCGAAGACCGTCGGAGAAGAACCAGCACATAATGCGACATCATAAAGAAGTTGGCCTGCCCTAATGCTATAATGCTATACTTCTACAAGCATTTGTAGAGATTGGccttgaaacaaaataattttaaagccaGTCAGTCTTGTTCACAAACAATACTGTATATTGATTTATGCTGTGTACAAATAGAATTATTGCTTctagttgccttttttttttttttacatttttttcagtagTGTGTTCTGAATTCTATTCAGTTTGTTTAATAAATGGGGGAAAGCGGCAACAAGCAAGTTGCTTTTAATAAAGTAATCCCTGGTTCTATATTGAATTTTTCTAtcttagaaattttatatttatttaaatatttaccttGCTTACCTTGATGGTACTCTTCTAAGGCCATTTACTTAAGGTAACTTGACATTGGTAACTTGGAAAGCATTCATGTGGCCTTGTTTATTTTTCCCATGAATTTCTCACAATAAAATTGTCAGAGACATCTACTAATATTCACAGAAGGTTTTACTATAAGAGCTAATATCCTAACATGGCAGTCATTTACTTGTCTAGCTCAATATTTTTAGACCACATGACAATGAAGGTTTCTATTTGAGCTTTTGCGTCCCTGGCATCGCTGAGTAAGGAACAGTGGCTGGGTTCGTGTTTACTTTCCGTTTTGTTTAGCAGACAAAATGTACTTTTTGGGGGGATTTCTTTGAAGTATTTACATCTTTTGTCAGCATAGCAAAGTTTTAGagaaatttattgaaaatttttgcTTGGGCCTGTTGTAATTTGATTATTCTGTATGTGCTGCTTTGTCTTGGAATGGTTGTGAGAATTAACTGAAGATTGCATTTTGGAATCTCCTAGAGGTAATTTGTGGCTCATAGGATCTTTTGCAactttatatatgtaaatgtaccCTGAATTatctatatgcacatatatatataacacatgtatctgtgtgtattgcttattttacatatttatacacacaacCCCAAGTAGTAGTTGTTTAAAATCTATAACGAAAGTATTAAAATTTACAATAACATGAAAGATGCAGGGATGCATGTGAGAGCATTTTATAAGTCATGCTCTTCAGAGAGACTACTCAGGTGATGAATTAGAAGGAAAATAAGGACACTagtatttttaaagagtaaagGTATTTTAAGTATCTTTGGTAATTGAAAAAATAGAAGTTAAGATGTTTCTAGCTAGAATGTTTTCATACAACTTCAGCTCCATGCCTTTATATTTTTCTGGAAAGTTGAGATGAGAATCCAGACAActccctctgttctctctgcGAAGCCCATGGGGGAACAACGTGTGTCACCAGGTGAGGTGGACTGAGGAGGCAGCAGCTCCATGTACCAGAAATTGGGTGCTAATTCAGCAGGTTCAACCTGATCAGTTGTTTCTTGGTGACAGCcagcaaacttttaaaaaaaactcaatgttCGAGTTGGCTTTGATTAAAAAGTTAAAGGTGCGTTTTAAGTGTCTGAGGGAATTCTGAGGCCTTATTTGTGGAACATCACAAAGTCTTTCACAGTTTTGTGTTTTAGAGTTGATATTTTTTAACAAGTGATTGTGAATCAGTCACACGTTCATAAAATAAACTGGGCTAATTGGAACAAATTGATTAGGTTAAGTTGAATTGTGGAGAACTGAAAGTTTTGGGGGTCCCTTGGTCTGGGCACGAGAGTATCTGACATGTCGTAGGAGATTAGGACTATTCTTCCCACTTGGTAGCTACCTTGCCACTCCGTTACGGTGCTCCATCCCCATTGTGCGATTTGGTTTTTTATCttgtgtctttctcttttccattaATACTTGTATTTAAGAGTTACAGCTTAGAAATCTAAATAGTTGGCGTTTAGCAAGCCTCTGAAGTGCTCGATTGATTTATTCTAGTTCTAAATCAGTACTCCAGGCTGGCGTGAACTCCAACCTGAATGTCAGTCAAAGCCAAGGCCTGGCCTCTCGGTGGGAACCCCTGATCCTCCTTGGCCCCGAtaacatattttctcttttaatttattactGTATGATTCATTGCCCTCCAGTACTATTCTTGAAAGCTCTGTCTGTTTTTTTGTGAGAACTTTAAAAAAgattcctaaattttttttccagaaatgtaaaaaaaatgttaGCTAAAAGTGGACATTGATTACTTTAAATGTCCTAAATGTCCTGTAAAATtgatataaaaagtataaataattggacatttaagtatatttttttaaataaactgaaaGATAAAGAACACAACACTTTGCATACACACTTTATATTTCTCTTACATAATCTGGAATCATacacagttcttttctttttaaagcacaaTATTGAAACCTTTAAAAGGTATTTAAGGGTTtggtcaagtaaatatgataaaaatgtatttgtatgtataaaGATAAAATTGTAGTCACTGTTATGTACTGACATTAGTTACAACCTAGTTTTAATTCTTAAAACAATTTTGATTAGCAAAGctaaaaaaaggatatttcagTTAAATGTTTTAAAGAGGTACAGATTTTTACAAGGACATAATATAAGTTATTGTTCTGTAGAAATACCCTATTAAATATTGTATGTCCCACCCTCTGTACACtttgtaaaaaaaagtaaaatacataaaaagaaaatcatatagGGATGTGTGACATTATTGTAATTGTGTACTTGAGAATAAcgtgcaaaaataaaaatcagattattttCCTGTTATGAATGTTTAGTCTATTTGATACCAGTACTAAGTTAATGctttttctgaaggaaaaaaaatgtacagtTTTTGTAAAACCTAATAAACATCAAAAGCAGTGGATTATTTTCATTTCCCCATTTCTTAATTCCTTTTATGCAGCAGTAGTATGCAAAGTGCTTGATTGCTTTTAATTTGTGACTCAGATGCAAATACTGATATTATTTCAGCCCTGTGAATTTGCAAGTACTTTCAAAAAAGTGAAAAGGGTACTGGTGAGTTCTTTCATGAACGTGCCCTTGAAATTCATTTTAACCTTCATAAAGGATCTGTTAAATTAGCACCACCAATTCCCCTGAGGAAAATATCCAATGCATAAAGTAGTTTTTGAGAGCACTTAGTTCATTTCAGTATCAATCCACAGCACGTTAGCCGTTTGAGATTGTTCCCACCTCCACGGCAGTAGTCCTTCCTAGAGTTACTCTTTGTGCCCAGTTTGAATAACTTTAGTAGACACTAATATACTGAAGATTGATTACGTCACCATAAAAATGGGAAGTTAGGTAAAGGTTTTCATAAATCAAATATGTTTAagtcatctttgttttttttcctttgatttaaaTGAGAACCTTCTATTCTTCAGATATATAGGAACAAGTTGTTTCCTAATAGTTAAAACTATAAGTAATCAAAACTTGAGGTAAGTGATCAAGAGAGCATAGTAAAATGTCACTGTCCAGTGCCATAAACCTAACCCAACAATATGCTGAAAAACTGAGATGCCTAACAGAATATCTTGCCAGTCCATGATCCTCAACCAGATACTGCTCTCTTCTCTGGGAATTTCAGTACTAACAGTTTTCTGTATTTCCCAAGAAATCTAGTATTTGTGCAAGGAAAGGGTGTGCTCAGTCACAATCTTAGAGGGGTAGGGTAGTATTTcagaacagtgatttttttttttttccaaaatgtgaCCTGGCAGCAGCACCTTCATAATCACCTGGGACTTTGTTAAGGATGCAAATTCTCAGCCCCCGCCCCAAACCACTGAATTGGGAAACTGGGCGTAGGGCCCAGCCATCTGTGTTTTAACATGTTCTCCAAGTGATTGAATGCGTGCTTAAGATTGCAAAAACACTTTAGAGCACTTCAGGAACTCAGAAGATGACTGGCGCAACATTTTGTGT contains these protein-coding regions:
- the ZFX gene encoding zinc finger X-chromosomal protein isoform X2, translating into MDEDGLELQPQDPNSFFDTDVVDSDITVHNFAPDDPDSVVIQDVIEDVVIEDVQCPDIMEEADVSETVIIPEQVLDSDVTEEVSLAHCTVPDDVLASDITSASMSMPEHVLTSESIHVSDVGHVEHVVHDSVVEAEIVTDPLTSDVVSEEVLVADCASEAVIDANGIPVDQQDDDKSNCEDYLMISLDDAGKIEHDGSSEMTMDTESEIDPCKVDGTCPEVIKVYIFKADPGEDDLGGTVDIVESEPENDHGVELLDQNSSIRVPREKMVYMTVNDSQQEDEDLNVAEIADEVYMEVIVGEEDAAAAAAAATAHEQQIDDNEIKTFMPIAWAAAYGNNSDGIENRNGTASALLHIDESAGLGRLAKQKPKKRRRPDSRQYQTAIIIGPDGHPLTVYPCMICGKKFKSRGFLKRHMKNHPEHITKKKYRCTDCDYTTNKKISLHNHLESHKLTSKAEKAIECDECGKHFSHAGALFTHKMVHKEKGSNKMHKCKFCDYETAEQGLLNRHLLAVHSKNFPHICVECGKGFRHPSELKKHMRIHTGEKPYQCQYCEYRSADSSNLKTHVKTKHSKEMPFKCDICLLTFSDTKEVQQHALIHQESKTHQCLHCDHKSSNSSDLKRHIISVHTKDYPHKCDMCDKGFHRPSELKKHVAAHKGKKMHQCRHCDFKIADPFVLSRHILSVHTKDLPFRCKRCRKGFRQQNELKKHMKTHSGRKVYQCEYCEYSTTDASGFKRHVISIHTKDYPHRCEYCKKGFRRPSEKNQHIMRHHKEVGLP
- the ZFX gene encoding zinc finger X-chromosomal protein isoform X3, translated to MDEDGLELQPQDPNSFFDTGADATHMDGDQIVVEVQETVFVSDVVDSDITVHNFAPDDPDSVVIQDVIEDVVIEDVQCPDIMEEADVSETVIIPEQVLDSDVTEEVSLAHCTVPDDVLASDITSASMSMPEHVLTSESIHVSDVGHVEHVVHDSVVEAEIVTDPLTSDVVSEEVLVADCASEAVIDANGIPVDQQDDDKSNCEDYLMISLDDAGKIEHDGSSEMTMDTESEIDPCKVDGTCPEVIKVYIFKADPGEDDLGGTVDIVESEPENDHGVELLDQNSSIRVPREKMVYMTVNDSQQEDEDLNVAEIADEVYMEVIVGEEDAAAAAAAATAHEQQIDDNEIKTFMPIAWAAAYAIIIGPDGHPLTVYPCMICGKKFKSRGFLKRHMKNHPEHITKKKYRCTDCDYTTNKKISLHNHLESHKLTSKAEKAIECDECGKHFSHAGALFTHKMVHKEKGSNKMHKCKFCDYETAEQGLLNRHLLAVHSKNFPHICVECGKGFRHPSELKKHMRIHTGEKPYQCQYCEYRSADSSNLKTHVKTKHSKEMPFKCDICLLTFSDTKEVQQHALIHQESKTHQCLHCDHKSSNSSDLKRHIISVHTKDYPHKCDMCDKGFHRPSELKKHVAAHKGKKMHQCRHCDFKIADPFVLSRHILSVHTKDLPFRCKRCRKGFRQQNELKKHMKTHSGRKVYQCEYCEYSTTDASGFKRHVISIHTKDYPHRCEYCKKGFRRPSEKNQHIMRHHKEVGLP